A stretch of Lactuca sativa cultivar Salinas chromosome 6, Lsat_Salinas_v11, whole genome shotgun sequence DNA encodes these proteins:
- the LOC111887652 gene encoding uncharacterized protein LOC111887652, with product MVIRSSILVAAVVLALGLLSAGAGLAAELTRVKASQIRIVGNECIHPSSPAMGLAITAAAALFLLRIVVRVATGPGYACCRTHPNIPKLIRYCIILAWLLSFVAVGQFIAGAKLCSRRDLHVNEEGYYECYFLKPGMLSTAAFEALVSLCLTLFYYLVIVSTQNIPKKQSASEVEAPSVANDPQIPPVPPSMQ from the exons ATGGTGATCAGGAGCTCCATCCTCGTAGCTGCCGTAGTACTGGCACTAGGGTTACTATCCGCCGGAGCTGGGCTTGCCGCCGAGCTAACCAGGGTTAAG GCTTCTCAAATCCGCATTGTGGGTAACGAATGCATACACCCAAGTAGTCCAGCCATGGGCCTCGCAATAACAGCTGCTGCGGCTCTTTTTCTTCTTCGTATCGTAGTTAGAGTAGCTACAGGGCCTGGTTATGCATGTTGTCGGACTCACCCTAACATACCCAAACTCATACGATACTGCATCATTTTAGCTTG gCTCCTGTCGTTTGTAGCAGTGGGTCAGTTTATTGCGGGAGCGAAGCTTTGTAGTCGAAGGGATTTGCATGTAAATGAAGAAGGTTATTATGAATGTTACTTCTTAAAACCTGGAATGTTGTCAACTGCTGCATTCGAGGCTCTTGTGAGTTTGTGCCTGACGCTTTTCTATTATCTTGTGATCGTTTCAACTCAAAATATACCGAAGAAACAATCAGCATCGGAGGTAGAAGCACCATCGGTTGCAAATGATCCACAGATACCACCAGTTCCTCCGAGTATGCAGTGA